In one Diprion similis isolate iyDipSimi1 chromosome 6, iyDipSimi1.1, whole genome shotgun sequence genomic region, the following are encoded:
- the LOC124407062 gene encoding splicing factor ESS-2 homolog, translating into MGSPMDTPGSQALEAARNIKDLSVFKKPIGVAKRRKGCKSTILDEDTYIGKMAEIIQRDFFPDLEKLHAQNDYLDALEHNNIKRMRELYEKYSSGRPITERPVSPATFETPLRNGSTEESVMETPKTPVIDVPTNDTETEVKIGLDAYLTAHTSEDNASFEEMMVEAEKKHRLKYSWLYEVEEKSKVLAIERNKNEARSIEGNYERPNEVDGWSYTNKNYIMYVPDGVELTPEEMINLAKRKQEVVHDNTRLKMNPFNEQQNKETINELAKTQSKVNDGKIGVDGKEVVRNPTPRVNGFSFVATPSPRPGECDSPIMTWGQIEGTPFRLDGGDTPLLRTSHGPAFRMAEPPKREKIALQLAEKAGERHRDRKSKALEAARRSLASPSPRPLSAMDRLSTMSPAARRLATQKLRLSGTPTPRRSRQTRTPSIGVRTPHTPIFGTPGSKSQDSELEKTSTLQGPVLTDNLLNLPTQRQRAADFFNK; encoded by the exons ATGGGCTCGCCGATGGACACGCCTGGTTCGCAGGCGCTCGAAGCAGCGAGGAACATAAAGGATTTGTCAGTGTTCAAAAAGCCAATTGGGGTGGCGAAACGAAGAAAAGGTTGCAAGTCGACGATCCTCGACGAGGATACGTACATTGGTAAGATGGCCGAGATCATACAGAGGGACTTTTTCCCCGACCTTGAAAAGTTGCACGCTCAAAACGACTACCTTGACGCACTTGAGCACAACAACATTAAGAGGATGCGCGAGTTGTACGAGAAGTATAGTTCAGGACGACCCATCACGGAGCGACCGGTGAGTCCTGCCACTTTTGAGACTCCGTTACGGAATGGAAGCACCGAGGAGTCCGTTATGGAAACGCCAAAGACTCCAGTGATAGACGTACCTACCAACGACACTGAGACGGAGGTGAAGATTGGTCTTGATGCTTACTTGACCGCTCATACAAGCGAGGACAACGCAAGCTTTGAGGAAATGATGGTAGAGGCGGAGAAAAAACATAGACTTAAATACTCGTGGCTATACGAAGTTGAAGAAAAGTCCAAAGTCTTGGCTAttgagagaaacaaaaatgagGCGAGGAGCATTGAGGGTAATTATGAAAGACCCAACGAAGTCGACGGCTGGAGTTacacaaacaaaaattacatcatgTACGTGCCTGACGGCGTCGAGTTGACTCCCGAAGAGATGATCAATTTGGCGAAGAGGAAACAGGAAGTCGTTCACGATAATACCAGGCTTAAAATGAATCCCTTTAACGAACAACAGAATAAGGAAACTATCAACGAACTTGCCAAAACTCAATCCAAGGTTAACGATGGGAAGATTGGAGTCGATGGAAAGGAAGTAGTTCGTAATCCAACCCCAAGAGTCAATGGATTTAGCTTTGTTGCAACGCCGAGTCCTAGACCTGGAGAATGCGATAGCCCCATTATGACTTGGGGTCAAATAGAAGGAACGCCATTCAGGTTAGATGGAGGCGATACTCCGCTACTTAGAACCAGCCATGGCCCGGCATTCAGAATGGCTGAGCCtccaaaaagagaaaaaattgcccTACAGCTGGCAGAGAAAGCTGGAGAAAGGCACAGAGACCGCAAAAGTAAAGCCTTGGAAGCTGCAAGAAGATCCTTGGCTAG tCCATCGCCCAGACCTTTATCTGCTATGGATCGTTTGAGCACGATGTCACCAGCTGCGAGGAGATTAGCGACACAGAAGTTGCGACTTTCAGGAACCCCGACTCCTAGAAGATCTCGACAAACAAGAACTCCTTCTATAGGCGTAAGGACGCCCCACACACCGATATTTGGCACACCTGGATCTAAGAGCCAAGATTCTGAGTTGGAAAAAACATCGACACTGCAGGGTCCTGTACTTACCGATAATCTGCTTAATTTACCAACGCAAAGACAGAGAGCTgctgattttttcaataagtgA